The Glycine max cultivar Williams 82 chromosome 12, Glycine_max_v4.0, whole genome shotgun sequence genome window below encodes:
- the LOC100792516 gene encoding uncharacterized protein isoform X2, with the protein MANVTGSGPVAEKGPVTRSSTESLSNKAVASGSVTTATPNRKSEWLEKRTPPSLSARITVRFGQKTPSPLRRSERTKNASPSSSSDPSASKSKSSGSKCHCSGKQLAFEASGDEDDDNDDDEDEESGSEASSRLRPKRMTAREYRALFVKPKRDCNDKTNGMDRSTEGDCPDKTNGMDRSTKEDYREKTNGMDRSTQEDCHEKSNEVDRSAQEGDDGGRDKIDGCLKENCFDSAKDYKDILPPEDANGKEMRAEPKLSGPLKELLDNNVTVNSIVSSNAATCEPPSGAPERVQSESCKEETLQKLGSRDSISNENLIMKCVENDKGEKSISSKRKRNMVDMHANASAMLVDNDNSNLIEDAHPSRICGNVVETSGSRSKRIRHISLSESDVKRDGRKTANNVDQPSSKSYGDNLSTRNKDGNSGGPVDSKRPLGVTVETEKIRKQQRSLHLLLKPEIANLCEILRLPDNVKSMVENCLEYTMNNYQICTEPVSILQAFQLSLCWTAASLLNHKLDFEASLMLAKQNLNFDCKKEVVDEINSRLWTLKENFLKLTGNSNVVSYPKASESSNGVFSYIEETTEVELVKNDNSKNIKNFQKRKSQWNKLLLMQQEEKQKLKKDIENENDEFWRRYQIHRAAIQLCSPNDVTKEQKLKVFNTEYMKIIRELERQHEIRLKDLEAKQLKTRLTFPETLALDELLNPVASNEPGTKVDQTCDQAQHSNAPKALVSDHVAEGEGFNDMVEVITRIGTGIGLSEAPDANASVVVPCSSALELQTPLVKHADANNKCNNIAENEYDSQGNIFSKHSNSREQCSDGAISPPEEGVCVNYSCESHDFGQDAITRVLPSCNEEICDGKTLDVQCSDGAISSPEEGECVNYCFESHDFGQDAITRVLPSCNEEICDGKTLDVQCSDGAISSPEEGECVNYSCESHDFGQDAITRVLPSSNEDICDGKTLDVPSGEVAPTVCNTTSSNGDHVEISSRQGELDGTILSNPVCGSSIEVEANGSNDGAKNMAPVNSQSSEEDIPSVNTMSTSNCENAAQIHEADDNNGSKNAETLNSSLSDERISSLNSKSPQGHVRNENAMCMQNCENFAQSLEDDDSNGSNSVIPNPPLIDERNADRTIILNRDAHVGMVETVNFTPSTEQISGGAVDEDGLPNHISEKSVLDSVLSRPREAYSPRGSSDADCIILSNQPSFEKQNHDGVSSSIPVGQIPLEVSNTRHERISVNVLDGEEAVGRPATVNCTDYPENVIALNSSSMDQISNGGPLLDGDLSPGPCTSSPSNGRTLPDEQIPVLEPENSNKVAECQLTDSVVVNKNAISDQLEGVCRTMTENSLSLETPVSRPVDDLMEPLEQVHSLSSVESPPDPDTAREMKNTLVSSPVDIVPANQSINDSLVMEPPEQEAQLPSAGFLSSNQDLSNLPLVTGTEDQPSNEDDLPNHIPEMPIEIQNQVVQHASNSDRQEGVCRTMTENSLSLETPVSRPVDDLMVPLEQVQPLSSVESPPDRDTAREMQNILVSSSVDIVPANQSMNDSLVMEPPEQEGQLPSAGILSSNQDLANLPLVTGTEDQPSNEDGLPNHIPETSIEIQNQAVVQCASNVELDSCSRQVVHPASNMDLDSLLPGGVRLQSSDTRNLSTLTEINNHPIQPASQSASRIIRHLCLDPLTNELERLRILTDQNMKEYENKKLQLKYDFEKELEELYRKYDIKRKEVEVEFQNIRKNLDTQHNIVLVNKILAEAFRAKSMDLKVSGASRMQQDASVPQQLFQLASQQNATRPCLVGPSSCGPPADSMQSSYATTTSQTMVSPIQATYSTPGTFSSVSPRVPHINSLSSPLGNAQTAGEIRAPAPHLQPYRPPTSIPASSPCTVPHGRPSQPAPGNIPVTSPPFSHRTPWSMPANFQSVPHRGHWLVSTGGLSTPNLSSVNSCADANSQPGINLPNVRPHMPDLPTLMNLNLSKFSGNSTPANSAHPATSPDVVCLSDDE; encoded by the exons ATGGCGAACGTCACTGGTTCCGGTCCCGTCGCGGAGAAAGGACCAGTTACGAGGTCTTCGACAGAGTCATTGTCGAATAAAGCTGTTGCGAGCGGTTCCGTCACCACCGCCACTCCGAATCGCAAGTCGGAGTGGCTCGAGAAGCGGACGCCGCCGTCGCTCTCGGCGAGAATCACGGTGAGATTCGGTCAGAAGACGCCGAGTCCGTTGCGGAGATCTGAGAGAACGAAGAacgcttctccttcttcttcttcggaTCCTTCGGCTTCAAAATCCAAGAGTTCGGGTTCGAAGTGCCATTGCAGTGGGAAACAGTTGGCGTTTGAGGCTAGCGGTGACGaggatgatgataatgatgatgacgAGGATGAGGAAAGTGGCTCGGAAGCTTCATCGAGACTTAGACCTAAGAGAATGACTGCGCGCGAGTATCGTGCTCTCTTTGTTAAACCTAAGAGAG ATTGCAATGACAAGACAAATGGGATGGATAGGTCAACTGAAGGAG ATTGCCCTGATAAGACAAATGGGATGGATAGATCAACTAAAGAAG ATTACCGTGAGAAGACAAATGGGATGGATAGGTCAACTCAAGAAG ATTGCCATGAGAAATCAAATGAGGTGGATAGGTCAGCTCAGGAAGGTGATGACGGGGGTAGGGACAAGATTGATGGGTGCCTTAAAGAGAATTGTTTTGATTCTGCCAAGGATTATAAGGATATTCTGCCACCTGAAGATGCCAATGGTAAAGAGATGAGAGCTGAGCCTAAGTTGAGTGGGCCTTTGAAAGAACTATTAGATAATAATGTGACTGTAAATTCAATTGTATCATCTAATGCTGCAACTTGTGAGCCGCCCAGTGGGGCACCTGAAAGGGTTCAGTCTGAATCGTGCAAAGAGGAGACATTGCAGAAGCTAGGGTCAAGGGATTCTAtatcaaatgaaaatttgattatgaaatgTGTAGAGAATGATAAAGGTGAAAAATCGATATCTtccaagagaaaaagaaatatggtgGACATGCATGCAAATGCTTCTGCTATGTTGGTTGACAATGACAACAGCAACTTGATTGAGGATGCTCACCCATCAAGAATATGTGGCAATGTTGTGGAGACCAGCGGGTCACGTTCCAAAAGGATAAg GCATATCTCCTTATCAGAATCAGATGTGAAAAGGGATGGGAGGAAAACGGCCAATAATGTTgatcagccttcttcaaaatcttatggtgATAATTTATCTACTAGGAACAAGGATG GAAATTCTGGAGGTCCAGTGG ACTCAAAGAGACCTCTAGGGGTCACTGTTGAAACTGAGAAAATACGGAAACAGCAAAGGAGCTTACATCTTTTACTGAAGCCAGAGATAGCAAATCTTTGTGAAATTCTGCGTCTCCCT GACAATGTCAAGAGTATGGTTGAAAATTGTCTTGAATATACTATGAACAATTACCAGATCTGTACAGAACCAGTGTCAATATTACAGGCTTTTCAACTATCTCTG TGTTGGACTGCTGCTTCTTTGCTAAATCACAAACTTGACTTTGAAGCTTCCCTCATGCTTGCTAAGCAGAACTTGAATTTTGACTGCAAGAAAGAAGTAGTGGATGAAATCAATTCAAGGCTCTGGACTCTGAaggaaaattttttaaaactcacaGGAAACTCTAATGTTGTCAGCTATCCAAAAGCTTCTGAATCATCAAATGGGGTTTTTTCTTATATAGAAGAGACAACAGAGGTTGAATtagtaaaaaatgataattctaaaaatattaaaaactttcAGAAGCGTAAAAGCCAGTGGAACAAGCTACTTCTGATGCAACAGGAAGAGAAGCAGAAGTTGAAAAAagatattgaaaatgaaaacgatGAGTTTTGGAGAAGGTACCAAATACACAGGGCTGCTATTCAATTATGTTCTCCCAATGATGTAACGAAAGAGCAAAAGCTCAAGGTTTTCAACACTgaatacatgaaaataattaGAGAATTGGAAAGGCAGCATGAAATACGTCTCAAGGATCTTGAGGCCAAGCAATTAAAAACAAGGCTGACATTCCCAGAGACTTTGGCACTGGATGAATTGTTAAACCCTGTTGCTTCAAACGAACCTGGGACTAAGGTTGACCAGACCTGTGATCAAGCTCAGCATTCTAATGCTCCTAAAGCCCTTGTGTCTGATCATGTTGCTGAAGGAGAGGGTTTCAATGATATGGTTGAAGTCATAACAAGGATTGGAACTGGGATTGGATTATCTGAAGCTCCTGATGCCAATGCCTCTGTAGTTGTACCATGCAGTAGCGCACTTGAACTGCAAACTCCTCTGGTCAAACATGCTGATGCTAATAATAAATGCAATAATATTGCTGAAAATGAATATGATAGTCAAGGAAATATTTTCTCTAAGCATTCCAATTCCAGAGAACAATGTTCTGATGGAGCTATTAGCCCGCCAGAGGAAGGTGTGTGTGTAAATTATAGTTGTGAATCTCATGATTTTGGGCAGGATGCTATAACCCGAGTTCTGCCTTCATGTAATGAAGAGATATGTGATGGGAAAACATTAGATGTTCAATGTTCTGATGGAGCTATTAGCTCACCAGAGGAGGGGGAGTGTgtaaattattgttttgaatCTCATGATTTTGGGCAGGATGCTATAACACGAGTTCTTCCTTCATGTAATGAAGAGATATGTGATGGGAAAACATTAGATGTTCAATGTTCTGATGGAGCTATTAGCTCGCCAGAGGAGGGGGAGTGTGTAAATTATAGTTGTGAATCTCATGATTTTGGGCAAGATGCTATAACACGAGTTCTGCCTTCATCTAATGAAGACATATGTGATGGGAAAACATTAGATGTTCCCAGTGGAGAGGTGGCTCCTACAGTGTGTAACACCACCAGTTCAAATGGTGATCATGTTGAAATTTCTTCTAGGCAAGGGGAACTTGATGGGACTATACTGAGCAATCCTGTTTGTGGTTCATCAATAGAAGTTGAGGCTAATGGTTCCAATGATGGTGCAAAGAATATGGCCCCCGTGAATTCTCAATCATCTGAAGAAGATATCCCAAGTGTAAATACCATGTCCACATCAAATTGTGAGAATGCTGCACAAATCCATGAGGCTGATGACAATAATGGTTCAAAAAATGCTGAAACTCTGAACTCATCTTTGTCTGATGAAAGAATTTCCTCATTGAATTCAAAATCACCTCAAGGCCATGTCCGTAATGAAAATGCCATGTGCATGcaaaattgtgaaaattttgCACAGAGCCTTGAGGATGATGACAGCAATGGTTCAAATAGTGTCATTCCAAATCCACCTTTGATTGATGAGAGAAATGCTGATAGGaccataatattaaatagagatGCACATGTGGGAATGGTTGAGACTGTCAATTTCACTCCTTCAACAGAGCAAATATCTGGAGGTGCAGTAGATGAAGATGGCCTCCCCAACCACATTTCCGAGAAATCGGTTTTAGATAGTGTGTTGTCCAGACCACGTGAAGCTTATAGTCCCCGTGGTAGCTCAGATGCTGATTGTATTATTCTTTCAAATCAACCTTCTTTTGAGAAACAAAATCATGATGGAGTCTCATCAAGCATACCTGTTGGACAAATTCCACTTGAAGTGTCAAACACTCGTCATGAGAGAATCAGTGTAAATGTATTAGATGGGGAGGAAGCTGTGGGAAGGCCTGCCACAGTCAATTGTACTGATTATCCTGAGAATGTAATTGCTCTGAATTCTTCATCCATGGATCAAATATCTAATGGAGGTCCATTATTAGATGGAGATTTATCACCAGGGCCTTGTACTTCTAGCCCAAGCAATGGTCGGACCCTACCTGATGAACAAATTCCTGTCTTGGAGCCAGAAAATAGCAATAAAGTGGCTGAATGTCAATTAACAGACAGTGTGGTGGTGAATAAAAATGCCATATCTGACCAGCTGGAAGGAGTATGTAGAACTATGACAGAAAACAGTTTATCCCTGGAGACTCCAGTATCAAGACCAGTTGATGATCTCATGGAGCCTCTAGAACAAGTGCATTCATTATCATCTGTAGAGTCTCCACCTGACCCGGATACTGCTAGAGAAATGAAGAACACTTTGGTATCTAGTCCTGTTGATATTGTACCAGCTAATCAATCCATTAATGATTCACTGGTCATGGAGCCTCCAGAGCAGGAGGCGCAATTACCTTCTGCTGGTTTCCTTTCTTCCAACCAGGACCTATCTAATTTGCCTTTGGTGACTGGAACTGAAGACCAGCCATCCAATGAAGATGATCTCCCCAACCACATTCCTGAGATGCCAATTGAGATTCAAAATCAAGTTGTGCAACATGCCTCAAATTCAGACCGGCAGGAAGGAGTGTGTAGAACCATGACAGAAAACAGTTTGTCCCTAGAGACTCCAGTATCTAGACCAGTTGATGATCTCATGGTGCCTCTAGAACAAGTGCAGCCATTATCATCTGTAGAGTCTCCTCCTGATCGGGATACTGCTAGAGAAATGCAGAACATTTTGGTATCTAGTTCTGTTGATATTGTACCAGCCAATCAATCCATGAATGATTCACTGGTCATGGAGCCTCCAGAGCAGGAGGGGCAATTACCTTCTGCTGGTATCCTTTCTTCCAACCAGGACCTAGCTAACTTGCCTTTGGTGACTGGAACTGAAGACCAGCCATCGAATGAAGATGGTCTCCCCAACCACATTCCCGAGACATCAATTGAGATTCAAAACCAAGCTGTTGTGCAGTGTGCCTCAAATGTGGAACTTGACTCATGTTCTCGTCAAGTTGTACATCCAGCCTCAAATATGGACCTTGATTCACTTCTTCCTGGTGGAGTCAGACTACAGTCTTCAGACACAAGAAATTTGTCAACTCTCACAGAGATTAATAACCATCCTATACAACCTGCTAGCCAATCAGCTTCCAGGATTATTCGACATTTGTGCCTTGATCCACTTACCAATGAATTGGAAAGACTACGAATACTGACAGATCAAAATATGAAAGAATATGAAAACAAG AAATTGCAGTTGAAATATGATTTTGAGAAGGAACTCGAGGAACTTTACAGGAAGTATGACATTAAACGTAAGGAGGTTGAGGTTGAATTTCAGAATATAAGGAAGAACCTGGATACACAACATAATATAGTTCTTGTAAATAAGATATTGGCTGAGGCTTTCAGGGCTAAATCCATGGATCTTAAAGTATCTGGTGCTTCAAGAATGCAGCAAG ATGCAAGTGTTCCACAGCAACTATTTCAGCTTGCAAGTCAGCAAAATGCCACTCGGCCCTGTCTGGTCGGTCCATCATCTTGTGGGCCTCCTGCAGACAGCATGCAGAGTTCCTACGCTACAACTACCTCTCAGACTATGGTATCACCAATACAGGCCACTTACAGTACACCAGGAACTTTCTCCAGTGTTTCTCCAAGGGTACCTCATATCAACTCCCTTTCTTCACCTTTGGGAAATGCTCAAACTGCTGGGGAGATACGTGCCCCTGCACCACATCTCCAGCCTTATAGACCCCCAACATCCATCCCAGCCTCCAGTCCCTGTACAGTTCCGCATGGGAGGCCAAGTCAGCCTGCACCTGGTAATATTCCTGTAACTTCTCCCCCATTTTCTCACCGGACACCCTGGTCAATGCCGGCAAACTTTCAGTCTGTTCCTCATAGGGGGCATTGGCTTGTAAGTACAGGTGGGCTATCCACACCTAATTTATCTTCCGTGAATTCTTGCGCTGATGCTAACAGTCAACCTGGTATAAATCTGCCAAATGTTCGGCCACATATGCCAGATTTGCCTACATTGATGAACTTGAACCTATCCAAATTTAGTGGTAATAGCACACCAGCTAACTCGGCACATCCAGCTACATCACCTGATGTAGTCTGTTTATCAGATGATGAATGA